GACAATATCCCAACAACAATACCGAGTAGAACAAAAATTGAAAATAACATAATCCCACTTTAATTTTTATACCCCCATTATGGTTCTAAACAAATCCCTCAACCCAGGGGCTAATCCTAAGCACATTATGGTTATCTTTAAAATATTCTTTAAATCTTTATTACCTACCTCTTCATTTATTAAATACAAGGCAATTAATACAACAATTAATTTTAAAGGTATCATCACATATGCTCCAAATGTATCCATGAAGAATCTTGGGATTGGATGTTGCTCCCAATATCCATAGATTCCTATTCCTACGGCTGTTGCTGAAGCATCCACTAATTGGGAAAATATGGCATATTTGTCTATTTTTGATGGAATAATTTTATCTTTAATCTTAGTTTTTCCAATTATGTATGTTATGGACATATAAGTTGGAAACAATATCAAAGAGACATACAATACTGCCCCCAAATGTTCTACCCTATTTAAAAAATATATTGAAAAGTAGATTGTTGGCAACAATGCGAAAGGAATTGCCAACTTATAGTATTTCTCCCTTAG
The window above is part of the Methanotorris formicicus Mc-S-70 genome. Proteins encoded here:
- a CDS encoding DUF63 family protein produces the protein MIKEFIYKYYIEPMIEGSGYNIIQEVTYGILLTVMVYIFYRACVKLKITIDEKFAQTTVFYVILISLMRALVDAGVIERSFFTITPGIVVLIGSYYMISILISGVFLREKYYKLAIPFALLPTIYFSIYFLNRVEHLGAVLYVSLILFPTYMSITYIIGKTKIKDKIIPSKIDKYAIFSQLVDASATAVGIGIYGYWEQHPIPRFFMDTFGAYVMIPLKLIVVLIALYLINEEVGNKDLKNILKITIMCLGLAPGLRDLFRTIMGV